From a region of the Desulfovibrio legallii genome:
- a CDS encoding OmpH family outer membrane protein has protein sequence MRKVFSLAVMACLFLMGTAHAADSSAVPAVKIGVVDMQTVATQSEPAQAAKKQMESKFGKERAALEKQGEALKKKAEALKNPKASEEKKLDFIRAKQDLDQKTRNFLRKVEQEEVKLRQDMVTLVFSATYEVARAKGFNFVVDVTAGGVLYADQSMDLTKDVLTEVNKLYKEKSDGKDAKK, from the coding sequence ATGCGCAAGGTGTTCTCACTGGCTGTTATGGCCTGCCTGTTCCTGATGGGAACGGCCCATGCGGCTGACAGCTCAGCCGTGCCCGCGGTGAAGATCGGCGTCGTCGACATGCAGACCGTGGCCACCCAGAGCGAACCCGCCCAGGCGGCCAAAAAACAAATGGAAAGCAAATTCGGCAAAGAGCGTGCCGCCCTGGAAAAGCAGGGCGAAGCCCTCAAGAAAAAGGCCGAAGCCCTCAAAAATCCTAAAGCCAGTGAAGAAAAAAAGCTGGACTTTATTCGCGCAAAGCAGGATCTGGACCAGAAGACCCGCAACTTTCTGCGCAAAGTGGAGCAGGAAGAAGTCAAGCTGCGTCAGGACATGGTCACCCTGGTCTTCAGCGCCACCTATGAAGTGGCCCGCGCCAAGGGCTTTAACTTTGTGGTGGACGTGACCGCCGGCGGCGTGCTCTATGCCGACCAGTCCATGGATCTGACCAAGGACGTGCTGACGGAAGTAAACAAGCTGTACAAAGAAAA